The following are encoded together in the Lepidochelys kempii isolate rLepKem1 chromosome 7, rLepKem1.hap2, whole genome shotgun sequence genome:
- the PCNX3 gene encoding pecanex-like protein 3 isoform X1 — protein sequence MGSQVLQILRQGVWASLTGGWFFDPHQSTFSNCFHLYTWIFLLTFPFLLYMVLPPSMLVAGVYCAVIAVFFTTIKIVNFRLHTMFDQGEIVEKGSSVLGDGAKAEEGTAGDDSNLARDPGGGVEMTVFRKVSSTPPVRCSSQHSVFGFNQVMELLPHLEDAGAVRDIKELVREQGSNNVIVTSADRELLKRGSQENFIGDSQLASLVPGSCGEAPMPPPKGEPHTAGKKLPPSLPAQTSIQSTDSSDQSPLGMGSLLGVGPAVAGVAAPRQLPSSWHASESESVGDTPLSPLIKSSLSEELSQSFLSLALPHRTILRTSSRKEKRRSGTEYRPLEGRGEPSEERPRKAGSSDSCFSGTDKETPSTLSSYRSEKTNSTHLDSPSLGPAGDAAPALDAGVLPDGSDTDALSDNELLRSPEQGLLGELSLASHTDDTQNTLASLETVRGDGEPWEGPAEQVVRPKDLALLRPGHKPGRRRPSRKHGGGSSSFDSGYARDYAPVRTILDSKAYSETFFEDEDSSDGSDLSRASSLPSQHNYSSDTSSSTSCYSPEAAPQRPRHTPKAKPAPEVAEPPKRPHYAQRSASTASAKTHARVLSMDGGSGDSKAAAVLTVSKSDLEARMGQQEHFPPCRLESGGSTRSQSANQPGWRGELLEEGAVGGAATGEEGSKRDRASSVKRTQAMRRRHNAGSNPTPPSSVMGSPPSLQDLQRGRASSHSRALTLPSALQFASSLLLPRGAIHEACNFDDTSEGAVHYFYDESGVRRSYTFGLAGGGYENPVGQQVSVDHVTNSAWDRHSHSSSFNSTDVPEGTPALSLLQPRPVVLQGMQVRRVPLEIPEFDLLDQESLHESQENTLMIEDKSKPRQYYKYWVLPGRWMRVRYDRLALLALLDRNRRVMENIFVVSLGSLVAFLGYVLLLEGFFCDIWVFQFCLVIASCQYSLLKSVQPDAASPMHGHNWIIAYSRPVYFCVACMLIWVLDLCARAVPVPPVTFYGLTLFSTDFFYGARDVTTVFTLCFPAIFLFGLLPQVNTCLMYLLEQVDMHIFGGTAATSPLTALFSLLRSLLVAVLLYGFCLGAVKAPWGDQHVPVLFSVFCGLLVALSYHLSRQSSDPTVLWSLIRAKLFSEFENRNVENAPAEIRDPLPEKLRNSLREILHSDLVMCMVIAVLTFAISASTVFIALKSVLGYVLYALAGLVGLLTHYLLPQLRKQLPWFCFSLPMLKPREYSQFEVRSAAQLMWFEKLYAWLQCVEKYFIYPAVVLNALTVDAHSVSAPHQDKICIYCRALLITVAGMKLLRCSFCCPPQQYVALGFTVLFFHFDYRRYSEGFLIDYFVMSILFSKLWDLLYKLRFVLTYIAPWQITWGSAFHAFAQPFAVPHSAMLFVQAVLSALFSTPLNPLLGSAVFIMSYARPVKFWERDYNTKRVDHSNTRLATQLDRNPGADDNNLNSIFYEHLTRSLQHTLCGDLLLGRWGNYATGDCFILASDYLNALVHLIELGNGLVTFQLRGLEFRGTYCQQREVEAITEGVEEDEGCCCCEPGHLPHMLSFNAAFGQRWLAWEVAATKYVLEGYSISDNNAASMLQVFDLRKILITYYVKSIIYYVTCSSKLEEWLGNTVIQEALRPCTTPSYADSDPTFNLNIDEDYDPRMAGVTLSSFCNVYLDWIQYCAGRRDKPMDKEWDSPLVTLCFGLCILGRRALGTASHSLSASLEPFLYGLHALFKGDFRITSPRDEWVFADMDLLHRVVAPGVRMSLKLHQDHFTSPDEYEDPAVLYDAITANEEKMVISHEGDPAWRSAILTNTPALLALRHVMDDASDEYKIIMLNKRYLSFRVIKVNRECVRGLWAGQQQELVFLRNRNPERGSIQNAKQALRNMINSSCDQPIGYPIYVSPLTTSYAGSHPQLRSLWGGPVSLHNISTWLISSWERLQKGCGAGCNSGGNIEDSDCGGGSSSISNNPAGHGQQGSSAPGGPSMGMAIPGASNPQEPPVTTAQPQPGSEQSLPLGQNWVVRPVPGSQVESRREAPPAAPWVPAQCLSSSQLSCTSSLASMASQLEGAGPGRAPLPLPLPLRPALGTSATFAYEGLCGKWSLPGRKGLNGLGGGEGDASPGTPASTGTSQGTPPRGVSARAQPSAPLDSGPLADTMEADSPQQCPPQAEPEQQQPGPGAPPPEWGRQREKESPAAQPLLEHQY from the exons TTGGTGACTCGCAGCTGGCCTCTCTTGTCCCAGGGTCCTGTGGTGAGGCACCAATGCCCCCTCCCAAGGGAGAGCCCCATACAGCTGGGAAGAAGCTACCCCCCTCACTGCCAGCTCAGACGTCCATCCAGAGCACAGACTCCTCCGACCAGTCCCCCTTGGGCATGGGATCGTTGTTAGGGGTGGGGCCAGCGGTGGCGGGGGTTGCGGCCCCGCGTCAGCTGCCCAGCAGCTGGCACGCCAGCGAGTCGGAGAGTGTGGGCGACACCCCCCTCAGCCCCCTGATCAAGAGCAGCCTGAGTGAGGAGCTGAGCCAGAGCTTCCTGAGCCTGGCGCTGCCCCACCGCACCATCCTGCGCACCAGCAGCCGCAAGGAGAAGCGCCGCTCGGGCACCGAGTACAGGCCCCTGGAGGGGCGGGGTGAGCCCAGCGAGGAGCGCCCCCGCAAGGCCGGGTCCTCCGACAGCTGCTTCAGCGGCACCGACAAGGAGACGCCCAGCACCCTCAGCAGCTACCGCAGTGAGAAGACCAACTCCACCCACCTGGACAGCCCCTCGCTGGGTCCAGCAGGGGACGCGGCGCCGGCCCTGGACGCTGGGGTCCTGCCGGACGGCAGCGACACGGACGCCCTGTCGGACAACGAGCTGCTGCGTTCGCCCGAGCAGGGCCTGCTGGGGGAGCTGAGCCTCGCCAGCCACACGGACGATACCCAGAACACCCTGGCCTCGCTGGAGACGGTGCGGGGTGACGGGGAGCCCTGGGAGGGCCCGGCTGAGCAAGTGGTGCGGCCCAAAGACCTGGCCCTGCTGCGCCCGGGGCACAAGCCAGGGCGCCGGCGCCCCTCCCGCAAGCACggcgggggcagcagcagctttgACAGTGGGTATGCACGGGACTATGCCCCCGTGCGCACCATCCTGGACAGCAAGGCATACAGCGAGACCTTCTTCGAGGATGAGGACTCGAGCGACGGCAGCGACCTGAGCCGTGCCTCCAGCCTGCCCTCCCAGCACAACTACAGCTCCGACAcctcctccagcacctcctgctacTCCCCGGAAGCCGCACCCCAGCGCCCGCGCCACACCCCCAAGGCCAAGCCGGCCCCCGAGGTCGCCGAGCCCCCCAAGCGCCCGCACTACGCCCAGCGGAGCGCCAGCACGGCCAGCGCCAAGACCCACGCCCGCGTGCTCAGCATGGACGGGGGCAGCGGGGACAGCAAGGCCGCTGCGGTGCTCACCGTCTCCAAGTCGGACCTAGAGGCTCGAATGGGGCAGCAGGAGCACTTTCCCCCGTGCCGGCTAGAGTCGGGGGGCAGCACCCGCAGCCAGTCGGCGAACCAGCCTGGTTGGaggggggagctgctggaggaggggGCCGTTGGGGGAG CCGCCACAGGTGAAGAGGGGAGCAAGCGGGATCGGGCGAGCAGCGTCAAACGCACCCAGGCCATGAGGCGGCGGCACAACGCAGGCAGcaaccccacacccccatcctcGGTGATGGGGTCCCCACCCAG CCTGCAAGACTTGCAGCGGGGCCGTGCCTCCTCCCACTCTCGGGCGCTCACGCTGCCTTCGGCCCTGCAGTtcgccagctccctgctgctcccgCGTGGCGCCATCCACGAGGCCTGTAACTTTGACGACACCTCCGAGGGCGCCGTGCACTACTTCTACGATGAGAGTG GTGTGCGGCGCTCCTACACCTTTGGCCTGGCAGGAGGTGGCTACGAGAACCCGGTGGGGCAGCAGGTCAGTGTGGATCACGTGACCAACAGCGCCTG GGACCGGCATTCGCACTCCTCCAGCTTCAACTCCACCGACGTGCCCGAGGGGACGCCCGCCCTGTCGCTGCTGCAGCCACGCCCTGTGGTGCTGCAGGGCATGCAGGTGCGCAGGGTACCCCTGGAGATCCCTGAG TTTGACCTGCTGGATCAGGAGTCCCTGCACGAGTCCCAGGAGAACACGCTGATGATTGAGGACAAGTCCAAGCCGCGGCAGTACTACAAGTACTGGGTGCTGCCTGGGCGCTGGATGCGGGTGCGCTACGATCGGCTGGCGCTGCTGGCACTTCTCGACCG AAACCGCCGGGTGATGGAGAACATCTTTGTGGTGTCTTTGGGGTCCTTAGTGGCCTTCCTGGGCTacgtgctgctgctggagggctTCTTCTGTGACATATGGGTCTTCCAGTTCTGCCTGGTCATCGCCAGCTGCCAGTACTCGCTGCTCAAG AGCGTCCAGCCTGATGCTGCTTCTCCCATGCAT GGGCACAACTGGATCATTGCCTACAGCCGGCCTGTCTACTTCTGCGTGGCCTGCATGCTGATTTGGGTGCTGGACTTGTGCGCCCGGGCTGTGCCCGTCCCACCTGTCACCTTCTATGGGCTCACCCTCTTCTCGACAGATTTCTTCTACGGTGCCCGGGACGTCACCACCG TCTTCACTCTCTGCTTCCCTGCCATCTTCCTCTTCGGCCTCCTGCCCCAGGTCAACACCTGTCTCATGTACCTGCTGGAGCAGGTGGATATGCACATCTTCGGTGGCACAG CCGCCACCAGCCCCCTCACTGCCCTCTTCAGTCTCCTGCGTAGTCTCCTGGTCGCTGTCCTCCTCTATGGCTTCTGCCTCGGAGCCGTTAAG gcccctTGGGGTGACCAGCACGTCCCCGTCCTGTTCTCCGTGTTCTGCGGCCTCCTGGTCGCCCTGTCCTATCACCTGAGTCGCCAGAGCAGCGACCCCACTGTGCTGTG GTCCCTGATCCGGGCCAAGCTCTTCTCCGAGTTTGAGAACCGAAACGTGGAGAATGCACCAGCCGAGATCCGGGACCCGCTGCCTGAGAAACTGCGCAATTCCCTG CGGGAGATCCTGCACTCAGACCTGGTGATGTGCATGGTCATCGCGGTGCTCACCTTCGCCATCAGTGCCAGCACCGTCTTCATCGCCCTCAAG TCTGTTCTAGGCTATGTGCTGTACGCCCTGGCCGGGCTGGTCGGGCTGCTCACTCACtacctgctgccccagctccgcAAGCAGCTGCCTTGGTTCTGCTTCTCGCTGCCCATGCTGAAGCCACGCGAGTACAGCCAGTTTGAAGTGCGCA GCGCAGCCCAGCTGATGTGGTTCGAGAAGCTGTATGCCTGGCTGCAGTGCGTGGAGAAGTACTTCATCTACCCGGCCGTGGTGCTCAACGCCCTGACGGTGGATGCCCACTCAGTCAGTGCCCCCCACCAGGACAAGATCTGCATCTA ctgccgCGCGCTCCTCATCACCGTGGCTGGCATGAAGCTGCTACGCTGCTCCTTCTGCTGCCCGCCCCAGCAGTACGTGGCACTAGGTTTCACCGTCCTCTTCTTCCACTTCGATTATCGGCGCTACTCAGAGGGCTTCCTCATCGACTACTTCGTCATGTCCATCCTCTTCAGCAAG ctatggGACCTGCTCTACAAGCTGCGCTTCGTGCTCACCTACATCGCCCCCTGGCAGATCACGTGGGGCTCGGCCTTCCACGCCTTTGCCCAGCCCTTTGCTGTGCCCC ACTCAGCCATGCTGTTCGTGCAGGCCGTGCTGTCGGCCTTGTTCTCCACCCCACTCAACCCATTGCTGGGCAGCGCTGTGTTCATCATGTCGTACGCCCGCCCCGTCAAGTTCTGGGAGCGCGACTACAA cacaaAGAGGGTCGACCATTCCAACACCCGCTTGGCCACCCAGCTCGACCGCAACCCAG GCGCTGATGACAACAACCTGAACTCGATCTTCTATGAGCACCTGACACGCTCCCTACAGCACACGCTGTGTGGGGACTTGCTGCTAGGCCGCTGGGGCAACTATGCCACTGGTGACTGCTTCATCCTGGCCTCGGACTACCTGAACGCGCTGGTGCACCTCATCGAGCTTGGCAATGGCCTCGTCACCTTCCAGCTGCGCGGCCTCGAGTTCCGGG gtaCGTACTGCCAGCAGCGTGAGGTGGAGGCCATCACGGAGGGTGTGGAGGAGGACgagggttgctgctgctgtgagcCGGGCCATCTGCCCCATATGTTGTCATTCAATGCGGCCTTCGGGCAACGCTGGCTGGCCTGGGAGGTGGCGGCCACCAAGTACGTGCTGGAGGGGTACAGCATCAGCGACAACAACGCCGCATCCATGCTGCAGGTCTTCGACCTGCGCAAGATCCTTATCACGTACTACGTCAAG AGCATCATCTATTATGTGACGTGCTCATCCAAGCTGGAGGAGTGGCTGGGGAACACGGTGATCCAGGAGGCACTGCGCCCCTGCACCACCCCCAGCTACGCCGACAGTGATCCCACCTTCAACCTGAACATCGACGAGGACTACGACCCCCGCATGGCTGGTGTCACCCTGTCCTCCTTCTGCAATGTCTACCTGGACTGGATCCAGTACTGTGCCGGCCGCAGGGACAAG cccatggACAAGGAGTGGGACTCCCCGTTGGTCACCCTCTGCTTCGGGTTGTGCATCCTGGGGCGCCGGGCACTGGGCACGGCCTCCCATAGCCTGTCTGCCAG CCTGGAGCCCTTCCTGTATGGCCTGCACGCCCTCTTCAAGGGCGACTTCCGCATCACCTCGCCCCGCGACGAGTGGGTCTTCGCCGACATGGACCTGCTGCACCGCGTGGTGGCACCCGGAGTCCGCATGTCACTCAAGCTGCACCAG gACCATTTCACGTCGCCAGACGAGTACGAGGACCCAGCCGTGCTGTATGATGCCATCACAGCCAACGAGGAGAAGATGGTGATCTCACACGAGGGTGATCCCGCCTGGCGCAGCGCCATCCTCACCAACACGCCCGCCCTGCTGGCGTTGCGCCACGTCATGGATGACGCCAGCGACGAGTACAAGATCATCATGCTCAACAAGCGCTACCTGAGCTTCCGTGTCATCAAG GTGAACCGGGAGTGTGTGCGAGGGCTCTGGGccgggcagcagcaggagctggtgtTTCTGCGGAACCGCAACCCAGAGCGGGGCAGCATCCAGAATGCCAAGCAGGCTCTGCGCAACATGATCAACTCGTCTTGCGACCAGCCCATCGGCTACCCCATCTATGTGTCGCCCCTCACCACCTCCTACGCTGGCAGCCACCCCCAGCTGCGCTCCCTCTGGGGCGGCCCCGTTAGCCTGCACAACATCTCCACCTGGCTCATCAGTAGCTGGGAGAG GCTACAGAAGGGCTGCGGTGCCGGGTGCAACAGCGGTGGGAACATTGAGGACTCGGACTGTGGCGGAGGCTCCTCGTCCATCAGCAACAACCCTGCAGGGCATGGGCAGCAGGGGAGCAGTGCCCCAGGCGGGCCAAGCATGGGCATGGCCATCCCGGGGGCTTCAAACCCCCAGGAGCCACCCGTCACCACTGCCCAGCCTCAGCCAG GGTCGGAGCAGAGCCTTCCACTGGGCCAGAACTGGGTCGTGCGGCCGGTGCCAGGGAGCCAGGTGGAGAGCCGACGCGAAGccccccctgccgccccctggGTGCCCGCCCAGTGCCTCTCCAGCAGCCAGCTGTCCTGCACCAGCTCGCTGGCCTCCATGGCCTCCCAGCTTGAGGGCGCAGGGCCAGGCCGGGCCCCCCTGCCGCTCCCACTGCCCCTACGGCCAGCGCTGGGCACCTCAGCCACCTTTGCCTATGAGGGGCTGTGTGGAAAGTGGAGCCTGCCTGGCCGCAAGGGGCTtaatgggctgggggggggcgaaGGAGATGCCTCCCCAGGGACCCCCGCTAGCACCGGCACCAGCCAGGGCACACCCCCCCGGGGGGTCAGTGCCAGGGCACAG CCCTCTGCGCCCCTGGACTCAGGCCCTCTTGCCGACACCATGGAGGCTGactccccccagcagtgccccccacaggcagaaccagagcagcagcagcccggccCGGGTGCCCCACCACCTGAGTGGGGCCGACAACGGGAGAAggagagccctgctgcccagccgCTCCTGGAGCACCAGtactga